Proteins from one Lachnospiraceae bacterium genomic window:
- a CDS encoding glutamate synthase subunit beta — protein sequence MGKITGFMEYSRQASSSADPLTRIQNFNEFHSPVSAETRQEQAARCMDCGVPFCQSCLHLNGAYSGCPLHNLIPEWNDLLYTGAWEAALSRLLKTASFPEFTGRVCPALCEAACTCGGLMDDAVTIRENELALIEYGFAHQLIAPRPRVSRSDKKIAVIGSGPAGLAAADLLNRRGHQVTVYEKADRPGGLLMYGIPNMKLDKHVIERRVNLMKAEGVQFLLGVEVGTDVTPASLTAEYDAVLLCCGAQNPRDLSVKGRETAKGVYFAVDFLSQTTKSLLDSDLKDGQYISAQDKHVIIVGGGDTGNDCCATAIRHGCRSLVQLEMMPQPPLQRSDTNPWPEWPRIAKTDYGQQEAIAVFGHDPRLYETTVKELLSDADGQLKEAVIVSLAFKPDPATGRMIPYEVPGSEKTLPCELLLIACGFTGPAPALINAFELQTAPSSAVQTIDGGYATNVPKVFAAGDMRRGQSLVVWAIAEGRAAAAAIDEYLMGYTCLAK from the coding sequence ATGGGAAAAATAACTGGTTTTATGGAATACAGCCGTCAAGCAAGCTCTTCTGCTGATCCATTAACCCGCATTCAAAATTTTAATGAATTCCATTCGCCCGTCTCTGCCGAAACCCGTCAGGAACAAGCGGCACGCTGCATGGACTGCGGTGTTCCCTTCTGCCAGTCCTGTCTGCATTTAAACGGAGCCTACTCCGGCTGTCCGCTGCATAATCTGATCCCGGAGTGGAATGACCTTCTATACACGGGCGCCTGGGAGGCTGCATTATCGCGGCTTCTTAAAACTGCCAGCTTTCCTGAATTTACAGGACGGGTCTGCCCCGCCCTGTGTGAAGCGGCCTGCACCTGCGGTGGCCTGATGGATGATGCTGTTACCATCCGCGAGAATGAACTGGCGCTGATTGAGTATGGCTTTGCCCATCAGTTGATCGCTCCCCGCCCCCGTGTGTCACGCTCGGATAAGAAGATAGCCGTGATTGGCTCCGGCCCTGCCGGCCTGGCGGCTGCGGACCTTCTGAATAGGCGCGGCCATCAGGTAACGGTGTATGAAAAGGCGGACCGTCCCGGCGGACTGCTCATGTATGGCATTCCTAATATGAAGCTGGATAAGCATGTCATTGAGCGCCGGGTAAATTTGATGAAGGCGGAGGGTGTGCAGTTTTTGCTGGGCGTTGAAGTAGGTACAGATGTGACGCCTGCATCGCTGACGGCCGAATATGATGCGGTACTGCTTTGCTGCGGTGCTCAGAACCCGAGGGACCTTTCTGTTAAGGGCCGTGAAACTGCGAAGGGAGTTTATTTTGCTGTTGATTTTCTCTCTCAGACAACGAAGAGCTTGCTCGATTCGGATCTGAAGGATGGACAGTATATTTCCGCTCAGGATAAGCACGTAATCATTGTAGGGGGCGGCGATACGGGAAATGATTGCTGCGCAACTGCGATTCGCCACGGCTGCCGCAGCCTTGTACAGCTGGAAATGATGCCGCAGCCTCCTCTGCAGCGCTCTGATACCAATCCATGGCCCGAATGGCCCCGCATTGCTAAAACAGATTATGGTCAGCAGGAGGCTATCGCCGTCTTTGGTCATGATCCGCGTCTTTACGAAACTACCGTTAAGGAATTGCTCTCTGATGCAGACGGACAATTGAAGGAGGCTGTCATCGTTTCGCTGGCCTTCAAGCCAGATCCTGCTACTGGCCGTATGATCCCGTATGAAGTTCCCGGCTCTGAAAAGACGCTTCCCTGCGAGCTCCTCCTGATTGCCTGCGGCTTTACCGGGCCGGCTCCCGCCTTGATCAACGCCTTTGAGCTGCAAACTGCGCCAAGCTCTGCTGTACAAACCATCGACGGCGGCTATGCAACAAATGTGCCCAAGGTCTTTGCCGCCGGCGACATGCGCCGCGGTCAGTCTCTCGTTGTTTGGGCGATCGCAGAAGGCCGTGCTGCGGCCGCCGCAATTGATGAATATTTAATGGGATATACCTGTTTGGCCAAATAA
- the gltB gene encoding glutamate synthase large subunit, translated as MQNSLYDPSFEHDNCGIGAVVNIKGLQTHETVDQALQIVEKLEHRAGKDAAGETGDGVGIMLQISHSFFQKAAKKCGITLGKARDYGVGMFFFPQNALLRRQAMKLLEIICQQEELEFLGWREVPVNADILGAHARDCMPCIMQCFIKRPDSLPCGLAFDRRLYLLRRVFEQSNRNTYVPSLSSRTIVYKGMFLVHQLRRFYPDLQDPAYRSAIAMVHSRFSTNTTPSWERAHPNRFILHNGEINTIRGNADRMLAREETMQSAVFNADDMQKILPVISQEGSDSAMLDNTLEFLVMNGMPLPLAIMITIPEPWSNDQNISRAKRDLYHYYATMMEPWDGPASILFSDGDTVGAVLDRNGLRPSRYYLTADGFLVLASEVGVLDLPPEAIVQKSRLEPGKMLLIDTVSGKILSDREIKEAFAAAKPYGEWLDAHLHHLKDLAIPNQKLPGFTPLQRSRLYKAFGYTYEEVKTSILPMAQNGLEATAAMGADIPLAVLSEKHQPLFNYFKQHFAQVTNPPLDSIREEIITDTTVYIGSGGNLLAEQPENCRSLQIQNPILTSLDLLKIKTMQLPGFQTATISLLYYKTAPLARVLEQLFIACDRAYRDGANILILSDRGVDENHVAIPSLLAVSAVEHHLIETKKRTAVSLILESGEPRDVHHFATLLGYGATAIHPYLAHECIREMIDTGLLNKEYTAAIDAYNHAILHGIVKIAAKMGISTIQSYRGAQVFEAVGLNQNVIQKYFTNTISRVGGIGLEEIQEGAEWYHSTAFDPLGLSTDPALDAPGMHKLRSNAKGEDHMYSPAAITLLRQSCQLARYDLFKQYTALIDDENHPHTLRGLLEFTFDPDGGIPLSEVEPVSEIVKHFKTGAMSYGSLSQEAHECLAEAMNQLGGKSNSGEGGEAPSRLHTSKNSAIKQVASGRFGVTSEYLVSAKEIQIKLAQGAKPGEGGHLPGKKVYPWIAQTRYSTPGVALISPPPHHDIYSIEDLAQLIYDLKNANPAADISVKLVSEAGVGTIASGVAKGGAQVILISGYDGGTGAAPHSSIHNAGLPWELGIAETHQTLLQNGLRSHVRLETDGKLMTGRDVVIACMLGAEEFGFATAPLVTMGCVMMRVCNLDTCPAGIATQNPALRKRFKGKPEYIVNFMTYIAQEMRELMAKLGIRTIRELVGRSDLLQMRKAQPTQRAASLDLSSLLSSSPANVCFSQSDQYDFQLEHTLDQKVLLQKLASSLPEAAPQTLKVRVSSTDRSFGTTLGSEITRLHGSSLPDDTYIIQCSGGGGQSFGAFIPQGETLELSGDANDYFGKGLSGGKLIVYPPHQSVFKPEENIIIGNVALYGATGGKAFINGIAGERFAVRNSGALAVVEGVGDHGCEYMTGGRIAVLGRTGKNFAAGMSGGIAYVLDEDHDLYLRVNKSLVTVEMLHDPVDIEELRQMLLEHLAATHSPKAERILSDFEASISKFKKIIPHDYQKMLQTTAQLEADGKSHEQAQLEAFYALTQK; from the coding sequence ATGCAAAACTCTTTATATGATCCTTCATTTGAACATGATAATTGCGGTATTGGAGCCGTTGTCAATATAAAAGGACTGCAAACGCATGAAACCGTAGATCAGGCGCTTCAGATTGTAGAAAAGCTGGAGCACCGCGCCGGCAAGGACGCTGCCGGCGAAACAGGAGACGGCGTAGGCATCATGCTGCAAATCTCACATTCCTTTTTTCAAAAGGCCGCCAAAAAATGCGGGATTACCCTTGGCAAAGCACGGGATTACGGTGTGGGCATGTTTTTCTTTCCGCAAAATGCACTGCTGCGCAGGCAAGCCATGAAGCTGCTGGAAATCATCTGTCAGCAGGAAGAGCTTGAGTTTCTGGGCTGGCGTGAGGTGCCTGTCAATGCTGACATTCTCGGTGCGCACGCCAGAGACTGCATGCCCTGTATCATGCAGTGCTTTATCAAGCGGCCGGACTCTCTGCCGTGCGGTCTGGCCTTTGACCGCCGCCTCTATCTGCTGCGGCGCGTTTTTGAGCAATCCAACCGAAACACCTATGTGCCGAGTTTGTCCAGCCGGACAATTGTATATAAGGGCATGTTTTTGGTGCATCAGCTGCGCCGCTTTTACCCGGATCTGCAGGATCCTGCCTATCGCTCTGCCATCGCCATGGTGCATTCACGCTTTTCAACCAATACCACGCCCAGCTGGGAGCGTGCGCATCCCAATCGCTTTATCCTGCACAACGGAGAAATCAATACCATCCGCGGCAATGCTGACCGCATGCTGGCGCGTGAGGAAACCATGCAGTCTGCCGTATTTAATGCAGACGATATGCAGAAAATCCTCCCGGTTATCAGCCAGGAGGGCTCTGATTCTGCCATGCTGGATAATACTCTGGAATTTCTTGTCATGAACGGCATGCCGCTTCCGCTGGCCATCATGATTACGATCCCGGAGCCATGGTCCAATGATCAGAATATCAGCCGTGCCAAACGGGATCTGTATCATTATTATGCCACCATGATGGAGCCGTGGGACGGTCCTGCCTCGATTCTCTTTTCCGACGGCGACACTGTAGGCGCTGTTTTAGACCGCAACGGTCTCCGTCCCTCCCGGTATTATCTCACTGCGGATGGCTTTCTTGTGCTGGCCTCTGAAGTGGGCGTGCTGGATCTGCCTCCTGAGGCCATTGTGCAAAAATCTCGTCTGGAACCCGGCAAAATGCTGCTTATTGATACCGTTTCCGGAAAAATCCTCAGTGACCGCGAGATCAAAGAAGCTTTTGCTGCCGCGAAGCCCTATGGGGAATGGCTGGACGCTCATCTACACCACTTAAAGGATCTTGCGATTCCTAACCAAAAGCTCCCAGGCTTTACGCCACTGCAGCGAAGCCGGCTCTATAAGGCCTTTGGCTATACCTATGAAGAGGTCAAGACCTCTATCCTGCCCATGGCTCAAAATGGGCTGGAGGCGACCGCTGCCATGGGGGCGGATATTCCCCTTGCTGTTCTTTCAGAAAAGCACCAGCCGCTGTTTAACTATTTTAAGCAGCATTTTGCGCAGGTGACCAATCCGCCGCTGGACTCCATCCGCGAAGAGATCATCACAGATACCACGGTTTATATCGGCTCGGGCGGCAATCTGCTCGCTGAACAGCCTGAAAACTGCCGGTCCCTGCAGATTCAAAATCCCATTTTGACCTCGCTGGACCTGCTCAAAATCAAGACCATGCAGCTCCCGGGCTTTCAAACGGCTACTATTTCGCTTCTTTATTATAAAACTGCGCCGCTGGCCCGGGTGCTAGAACAGCTTTTTATTGCCTGTGACCGCGCCTATCGAGACGGCGCCAACATCCTCATTCTTTCTGATCGCGGCGTCGACGAGAATCATGTCGCCATCCCTTCTCTGCTCGCTGTATCTGCCGTAGAACATCATCTGATCGAGACCAAAAAACGCACCGCCGTCTCGCTCATCTTAGAATCCGGCGAGCCGCGCGATGTCCATCATTTTGCTACCCTTTTGGGTTACGGCGCCACAGCAATCCATCCTTATCTGGCCCATGAATGCATCCGCGAGATGATCGATACAGGCCTTTTAAACAAAGAGTATACCGCCGCCATCGACGCCTACAATCACGCCATCCTGCACGGCATCGTCAAAATCGCTGCCAAAATGGGCATTTCCACCATCCAGTCATACCGCGGCGCTCAGGTATTCGAGGCCGTTGGGCTTAATCAAAACGTCATTCAGAAATATTTTACCAATACCATCAGCCGCGTCGGCGGGATCGGCCTTGAAGAAATCCAGGAGGGCGCCGAATGGTACCACAGCACGGCCTTCGACCCGCTGGGGCTCTCCACCGACCCCGCGCTCGATGCTCCCGGCATGCACAAGCTGCGCTCCAATGCCAAGGGCGAAGACCACATGTACAGCCCGGCCGCCATCACGCTCCTGCGCCAGTCCTGCCAGCTCGCCCGCTATGATCTTTTCAAGCAATACACGGCGCTCATCGACGATGAAAACCATCCTCATACGCTGCGCGGCCTTCTGGAGTTCACTTTTGACCCCGATGGCGGCATCCCGCTCTCCGAGGTCGAGCCCGTCAGCGAGATTGTCAAGCATTTCAAGACCGGCGCCATGTCTTATGGCTCGCTCTCACAGGAAGCCCATGAATGTCTGGCAGAGGCCATGAACCAGCTCGGCGGCAAATCCAACAGCGGCGAGGGCGGCGAGGCTCCCTCCCGTCTGCACACGTCCAAAAATTCTGCCATCAAGCAGGTGGCCTCCGGCCGCTTTGGCGTTACCAGTGAATATCTCGTATCCGCCAAAGAAATCCAAATCAAGCTGGCGCAGGGCGCCAAGCCGGGCGAGGGTGGTCACCTTCCCGGCAAAAAGGTGTACCCTTGGATCGCTCAAACACGGTATTCCACACCGGGCGTGGCGCTCATCTCGCCACCGCCGCACCATGATATCTATTCTATTGAAGATCTGGCTCAGCTCATCTATGACCTTAAAAATGCGAATCCAGCGGCCGATATCTCTGTCAAACTTGTTTCCGAAGCCGGTGTGGGCACCATTGCCTCCGGTGTTGCTAAAGGAGGCGCTCAGGTGATCCTGATCTCCGGATATGACGGCGGCACCGGCGCGGCTCCGCATAGCTCTATCCATAATGCAGGACTCCCCTGGGAGCTCGGCATTGCTGAGACGCATCAAACTCTTCTGCAAAACGGACTTCGCTCACATGTCCGGCTGGAGACAGACGGCAAGCTCATGACCGGCCGCGATGTTGTGATCGCCTGTATGCTGGGGGCAGAGGAATTTGGATTTGCTACCGCTCCTCTTGTCACCATGGGCTGCGTCATGATGCGTGTATGCAATCTGGATACCTGTCCGGCCGGTATCGCTACGCAAAATCCTGCCTTGCGCAAACGCTTCAAAGGCAAGCCGGAATATATCGTCAACTTTATGACCTATATCGCTCAGGAAATGAGAGAGCTCATGGCAAAGCTGGGCATTCGCACTATTCGCGAGCTTGTTGGACGTTCTGATCTTTTGCAGATGCGCAAGGCACAGCCTACGCAGCGGGCTGCTTCGCTGGACCTTTCTTCTTTATTATCGTCTTCCCCTGCTAACGTCTGCTTTAGCCAATCGGATCAATATGATTTTCAGTTGGAGCATACGCTGGATCAAAAGGTTCTTTTGCAAAAGCTTGCTTCCTCGCTGCCTGAGGCTGCTCCTCAAACGCTCAAGGTAAGAGTGAGCTCAACGGACCGCAGCTTTGGCACTACGCTGGGCAGTGAGATCACCCGTCTTCATGGAAGCTCTCTGCCGGATGACACCTATATCATTCAATGCAGCGGAGGCGGCGGTCAATCCTTTGGCGCTTTCATCCCTCAGGGAGAAACGCTTGAGCTCAGCGGAGACGCCAACGATTATTTTGGAAAGGGCTTAAGCGGCGGCAAGCTCATTGTATATCCGCCTCACCAGAGTGTTTTCAAACCGGAGGAAAATATCATCATCGGCAATGTGGCTCTCTACGGTGCTACCGGCGGTAAGGCCTTCATCAATGGTATCGCCGGCGAACGCTTTGCCGTCCGTAATTCCGGCGCGCTCGCTGTTGTAGAGGGTGTTGGAGACCACGGCTGCGAATATATGACCGGCGGCCGCATTGCCGTCCTTGGCCGCACCGGCAAGAACTTTGCAGCGGGTATGTCAGGTGGCATTGCCTATGTCCTGGATGAGGATCATGATCTATACCTAAGAGTCAATAAATCGCTGGTCACTGTGGAAATGCTGCATGACCCAGTGGATATTGAGGAGCTTCGCCAGATGCTTCTGGAACACCTGGCTGCTACGCATTCTCCTAAGGCTGAGCGCATCCTTTCAGATTTTGAAGCCTCTATCTCAAAGTTTAAAAAGATTATCCCGCATGATTATCAGAAAATGCTCCAAACCACAGCGCAGCTGGAAGCAGATGGAAAAAGCCATGAGCAGGCACAGCTGGAAGCCTTTTATGCATTAACACAGAAGTGA
- a CDS encoding MATE family efflux transporter codes for MRNMTTGSPTRLIFSFALPLMLGNVFQQLYAVVDTAVVGQFIGVQALAALGAAEWLNWLVLSVMQGLAQGFSILMAQHFGAKDYRKLSRVIGASASLCVFAALFMLSASQLLALPVLQLLNTPDTIIQDSLLYLRIIFSGIPIITAYNLLACTLRALGDSKTPLYAVTVSTVVNILLDLLFVVVFHWGIAGAAAATLIAQLISSIYCWINLRRIAILELHPADFRLSRALSSALLRLGLPVALQNAIIAVGGMVVQSVINRFGMLFIAGFTATNKLYGLLEIAATSYGYAITSFVGQNLGGGLIKRIKAGMRSAAVIALLTSALIAAVMLLFGRGILSLFISGSADTVQASMDIAYRYLSIMSVCLPILYMLHIYRSALMGLGNTVVPMISGFAEMIMRIGIALLLPLAIGQDGIYYAEIGAWTGAALLLVSAYFLQMKRISTASLTKSTSDS; via the coding sequence ATCCGCAATATGACGACGGGTAGCCCTACCCGTTTGATTTTTTCCTTTGCCCTGCCTCTGATGCTGGGCAATGTATTTCAGCAGCTCTATGCCGTGGTCGATACAGCCGTAGTAGGACAGTTTATCGGTGTACAGGCGCTGGCTGCCCTAGGGGCAGCGGAATGGCTGAACTGGCTGGTTCTCAGCGTCATGCAGGGACTGGCTCAGGGCTTTTCCATCCTGATGGCACAGCATTTTGGAGCCAAGGATTACCGGAAGCTTTCCCGTGTGATCGGTGCTTCTGCCTCCCTGTGTGTCTTTGCCGCACTATTTATGCTTTCTGCCAGCCAGCTGCTCGCGCTGCCGGTGCTTCAGCTCCTCAATACGCCTGATACGATTATTCAGGATTCCCTGCTGTATCTACGCATTATTTTCAGCGGCATTCCCATTATCACAGCCTATAATCTGCTGGCCTGCACTTTGCGTGCGCTGGGCGACAGCAAAACGCCCTTGTATGCGGTAACTGTCTCCACGGTCGTCAATATTCTTTTAGATCTTCTGTTTGTTGTTGTTTTCCATTGGGGAATTGCCGGCGCTGCCGCCGCTACCCTGATCGCACAGCTCATCTCCTCGATTTACTGCTGGATCAATCTCCGCCGGATCGCTATCCTTGAGCTGCACCCCGCCGATTTCCGGCTTAGCCGGGCTCTGAGCAGTGCTTTGCTGCGCCTTGGACTTCCTGTAGCACTGCAAAACGCCATCATTGCGGTGGGCGGTATGGTTGTACAATCGGTAATCAACCGGTTTGGCATGCTCTTTATCGCTGGCTTTACAGCCACCAATAAGCTGTACGGACTGCTGGAGATTGCTGCCACCAGCTACGGCTATGCGATCACGTCCTTTGTGGGACAAAATCTGGGCGGTGGGCTCATCAAGCGCATTAAGGCCGGTATGCGCTCTGCTGCCGTCATTGCACTGCTGACTTCTGCCCTGATTGCTGCTGTAATGCTGCTGTTTGGCCGGGGCATCTTAAGCCTGTTTATTTCCGGCAGTGCCGATACCGTACAGGCGTCCATGGATATTGCCTATCGCTACCTGTCGATTATGAGCGTTTGTTTGCCTATATTATATATGCTGCATATTTATCGCTCGGCTCTCATGGGCCTCGGCAATACGGTTGTTCCTATGATTTCCGGCTTTGCCGAAATGATTATGCGCATCGGCATCGCTTTGCTGCTTCCGCTGGCCATCGGACAGGATGGCATCTACTATGCAGAGATCGGAGCTTGGACAGGCGCTGCTCTGCTATTGGTATCGGCTTATTTCTTACAAATGAAGCGTATCTCGACTGCGTCACTTACCAAATCAACCTCCGATTCATAA
- a CDS encoding GNAT family N-acetyltransferase, with the protein MRNCFHFLITNRIAHSAYIVVGILADYRGQGIGTEFFNRLNVWAKENKIVRLELTVICENEAAKRLYTNSGFEIEGIKQKLVYVDGKYLDEYYMAKVRQICTF; encoded by the coding sequence ATAAGAAACTGCTTTCATTTTTTGATAACCAATCGTATTGCTCATTCTGCATATATCGTTGTTGGTATCTTAGCGGATTATCGCGGCCAAGGGATTGGAACAGAGTTTTTTAATAGATTGAATGTTTGGGCTAAAGAAAATAAAATTGTCCGCTTAGAGTTAACCGTAATTTGCGAGAATGAGGCTGCAAAACGCCTATACACAAATAGCGGCTTCGAGATAGAGGGTATTAAACAGAAATTGGTGTATGTAGATGGAAAGTATCTGGATGAATACTATATGGCAAAGGTAAGACAAATTTGCACTTTTTAA
- a CDS encoding pyridoxamine 5'-phosphate oxidase family protein, with amino-acid sequence MRKWNQEAEKIMTERFGKDTIIALSTVEHNMPFVRYVNAYYENGAFYIITYALSNKMKHIENHPTVAIAGDWFTAHGKGINLGYWGKEENHSIADKLKKVFAEWIDNGHYNFDDKNTIILCVELTDGLLLSHGTRYEF; translated from the coding sequence ATGCGCAAATGGAATCAGGAAGCTGAAAAAATAATGACTGAACGTTTTGGAAAAGATACAATTATCGCGTTATCAACCGTAGAACATAACATGCCCTTTGTACGGTATGTAAATGCCTATTATGAGAATGGTGCGTTTTATATCATTACTTACGCTCTCTCAAATAAAATGAAGCATATTGAAAACCATCCTACTGTTGCCATAGCCGGTGACTGGTTTACGGCACATGGAAAGGGCATCAATTTAGGTTATTGGGGAAAAGAAGAAAATCATTCAATTGCTGACAAGCTGAAAAAAGTCTTCGCTGAATGGATTGATAATGGACACTATAACTTTGATGATAAAAATACAATCATTTTATGTGTAGAATTAACAGACGGACTGCTTCTTTCCCATGGAACAAGGTATGAGTTTTAA
- a CDS encoding Cof-type HAD-IIB family hydrolase — protein MKTLYVTDLDGTLMRDDKIISNESVAILNRLLVQGIFLTYATARSIRSASKITRNISFNLPVITLNGTILVDPLTKKEIQISTFGKEIQHIRQALAATAIPGFVNAYLGSKEVKLYLKGRTNEGFQDYLQNHSTDKRIRMVDTEDQLFEGETCYFTFIAPQNELQPLYERVKQIKGINCIFQQDKYRPEYWLELCPENATKASAIQRVKELCGCQRVIVFGDSANDISMFQMADEAYATQNAIDELKEMATGIIESNNTDGVAKWLEAHA, from the coding sequence ATGAAAACACTGTATGTTACTGATTTAGACGGAACTTTAATGCGCGACGATAAGATAATTTCAAATGAAAGCGTCGCCATATTGAATCGGCTGCTTGTCCAGGGGATATTTCTTACATATGCAACGGCAAGGTCGATAAGATCTGCTTCTAAAATTACAAGAAATATTTCTTTTAACCTGCCTGTTATTACCCTTAACGGAACAATTCTTGTCGATCCGTTGACCAAGAAAGAAATCCAAATTTCAACGTTTGGAAAAGAAATACAGCACATAAGACAGGCGTTGGCTGCTACGGCTATCCCCGGATTCGTAAATGCTTATTTGGGCTCGAAGGAAGTAAAATTATACCTGAAAGGAAGAACCAATGAAGGCTTTCAGGATTATTTGCAAAATCATTCTACGGATAAGCGGATTCGCATGGTTGATACAGAAGATCAGTTGTTTGAGGGGGAAACGTGCTACTTTACCTTTATTGCTCCACAAAATGAATTGCAGCCTCTTTATGAACGCGTAAAACAGATCAAGGGAATCAATTGTATTTTTCAACAAGATAAATACAGACCGGAATATTGGCTGGAGCTGTGTCCAGAAAATGCAACAAAAGCCTCTGCAATTCAAAGAGTAAAAGAGCTGTGCGGCTGCCAACGGGTCATTGTGTTTGGAGATTCGGCAAATGATATTTCCATGTTTCAAATGGCAGACGAAGCATATGCAACCCAAAACGCAATTGACGAATTAAAGGAAATGGCTACGGGAATCATTGAAAGCAATAATACCGACGGAGTAGCAAAATGGTTAGAAGCACATGCATGA
- a CDS encoding HAD family hydrolase, producing MMKVVVCDLGGTLMQYVGMPHSWEDFYHKGFEEIIRKFGYPISQEMVEKSFQMLKEFNPRIHYREVEYSPEYIFTKILEHWHMDIPVQSCIEAFWSGLQLKAEIYPETICVLQKLKEKGYTIAALTDLPSAMPDEIFRRDISELLDYFDDYVSSSVAGYRKPNCKGLQMIAERFSFPITELIFIGDEEKDRKTAMNANCKFIWIQRTEKNEESISNLYELLRVLN from the coding sequence ATGATGAAGGTTGTCGTTTGTGATTTGGGCGGAACACTCATGCAGTATGTAGGAATGCCTCACTCATGGGAAGATTTTTATCATAAGGGGTTTGAAGAAATTATACGGAAATTCGGCTATCCTATTTCACAAGAAATGGTTGAAAAATCGTTTCAAATGCTAAAAGAATTTAATCCGAGAATTCATTATAGAGAGGTTGAATATTCACCGGAATATATTTTTACCAAAATATTAGAACACTGGCATATGGATATTCCGGTTCAAAGCTGTATAGAAGCTTTTTGGAGTGGATTACAATTAAAAGCGGAAATATATCCGGAGACAATATGTGTGTTGCAAAAACTTAAAGAAAAAGGATATACAATAGCCGCACTGACAGATTTACCAAGTGCAATGCCGGATGAAATTTTTAGACGGGACATTTCGGAACTTTTGGACTATTTTGATGATTATGTTTCATCTTCTGTTGCAGGATATAGGAAGCCGAACTGTAAAGGCTTGCAAATGATTGCTGAAAGATTTTCATTTCCCATTACAGAGCTGATTTTTATTGGAGATGAAGAAAAAGACAGAAAAACGGCAATGAATGCGAATTGCAAATTTATTTGGATCCAGCGCACAGAGAAGAATGAGGAAAGTATTAGTAATTTATACGAATTATTACGGGTGCTGAATTGA
- a CDS encoding GNAT family N-acetyltransferase, whose translation MIEIRQIDAQHKLDINIANEPFDMFGRIIPSFHNGQWTYELERYSAESITEMTFPDEDYEYENMKDSVFLGAYDGEKCVGLAILQPGFFKYMYLYDLKVSKQYRGQHIGQALISKAKEIAAQHGYCGLYTQGQDNNPGACLFYLNSGFYIGGLDTNVYRHTKQEGKADILFYCEVD comes from the coding sequence ATGATTGAAATCAGACAGATTGATGCACAGCATAAGCTGGATATCAACATTGCCAACGAACCATTTGATATGTTTGGCCGCATTATCCCGTCTTTTCATAATGGGCAGTGGACTTACGAGCTTGAGCGCTATAGCGCTGAAAGTATCACAGAAATGACATTTCCGGACGAGGATTATGAATATGAAAATATGAAGGACAGTGTATTTCTTGGTGCATACGATGGTGAAAAATGCGTAGGACTGGCTATTTTGCAGCCCGGTTTTTTCAAATATATGTATCTGTATGATTTGAAAGTGAGTAAGCAATACCGCGGCCAGCATATCGGACAGGCGCTGATATCAAAAGCAAAAGAAATCGCTGCGCAGCATGGCTACTGCGGACTATATACACAGGGCCAAGACAATAACCCTGGAGCCTGCCTGTTCTATCTAAATTCTGGCTTCTATATAGGAGGGCTTGATACCAACGTGTACCGGCACACAAAACAAGAAGGAAAGGCAGATATTCTTTTTTATTGTGAGGTCGATTAA